The genomic stretch TTTATAAGTTTATCAAATATGTAAATAATTCACATACCAAAATACCAAGAGCGTTTACACTCAACTTGTAGAAATGTAGCGATCTAAAAGCGAAGCGCGTCTAAAGGCAAAGCCGTTTCCAAAAGCGAAGCGAGTCTAATATCTAACAGCGCTAGCGGTCTAATACCTATTTATCAATAATAAACATCGTCGGTCTCTTATGAAGATTGACAGATGTTTTCTTCCATTCATTAATCGTCATAGTTCTAATATATTCGGTAGTTAAGGTAATATCGCATGCAATGCATAATCGTGTATTTCCAGAAAGTGTTGCGGTTAAATCGGCTAATAATTTATCGTTTCTATATGGAGTTTCTATAAATGCTTGTGATTGTTGAAAATCGCCAGCACGTTTCTCTAATTGCTTTATCGCTTTTTTACGTTCATGACTGTCAATCGGTAAATATCCGTTAAAAGCAAAGTTTTGTCCATTCATGCCTGAAGCCATCATCGCCATTAATATAGAAGATGGACCAACTAATGGCACAACTCGAATTCCTTTTTCGTGCGCAATTTTCACAATTTCCGCACCAGGATCGGCAACACCAGGACAACCAGCTTCCGAAATCAGACCGACATTCTTTCCTT from Kordia antarctica encodes the following:
- a CDS encoding SAM-dependent methyltransferase encodes the protein MHATNGILYLIPTTLGDNEPLEVLPLSVKKIIETTDHYIVENEKTARRFIKKITPKKSQPSLQLHVLNKYTKDEELPAFLEASFQGKNVGLISEAGCPGVADPGAEIVKIAHEKGIRVVPLVGPSSILMAMMASGMNGQNFAFNGYLPIDSHERKKAIKQLEKRAGDFQQSQAFIETPYRNDKLLADLTATLSGNTRLCIACDITLTTEYIRTMTINEWKKTSVNLHKRPTMFIIDK